The Vigna angularis cultivar LongXiaoDou No.4 chromosome 9, ASM1680809v1, whole genome shotgun sequence DNA window GCCCACGCCGaagttgactggatcacacgtttggagaagagtgaaagacttGCCAAAAGTCACTGAATGTGGTCAAAATAGGATAGAAGGGTTTGgagaatggcataattggactaaaagaagcatattttGAGATCTTCCCTATTGGAAAGATAACTTGCTAAGACATAACCTTGATGTCATGCACATAGAAAAAAGATAATGTCTTCAACACAATTATGAGTGTTATtggtaagacaaaagataatgacaaggtaagaaaagatttacctttgtattgtggacgaaaagacttagagttgaaggcgcAAGATAACGACCAATTgtttaaaccaaaagcaaattacaccatgtcaaaagatgaggcaagaatagtgtgtggatggatcaaggagctgagaatgccagatggatatttttctaacttgtccagatgtgccaatgttcagaacgatactattcaagggttgaagagtcatgattgtcatgtattcatggagactttcatccctcttgcgttcagttgtttgccaatgcacgtgttaaatccactcatagaaatcagtaacttctttaaagatttaTGTTGTACGACACTAAAGGAAAATTCCCTTAGAAAGACGGAAGAAAATATCTCAATTATCCtctgcaaattagaaagaatattccctcctgcattatttgattcaatggagcatctttcaattcatcttgcatatgaagcttggcttgggggcCCTGTGCAGTACAAGTGGATGTATccctttgaaaggtttatgggagaatctaaacgtttagttaaaaataaagctagagtagaaggctcaatttgtgcagcttacttgcaTAGAGAGACAAcatatttttgttcacattatttcaaaagcTTCATGTTGTCCCCACTAAagtcagaaatgaaatgcaacggcaagttgaaccacgtcaaggtgcattatcagttttccgACAATCAGGCCGTCATGTAGGGAAATAATTCACTCATTagttaactgatgctgaattcaactctgctcatgtGCATGTCTTAGTCAATTGCAGTGAAGTTAAgtcgtaccttgagtatgtcatcatccaaCTCTTACCTTTGTAATGGTTAaattgttatacactaattCATTTCATTTATACCAGCTCATTTCTTGTGGTTGAGCAAGCCGCAGAAGGAAATGcttctgctagaatacactcagagtttccccaatggtttagaaatcaggtccgtactttttcctatgttttgagcaaggttaatttgactcttgcttttaatatttttttggtatctTTGTAAGTTTTTAATCAGGAATTAACTCCCACGGTTTAAGAGTTAAGACATTTCTccaattggccaatgagatgtgtgaaagaatggcacacttacttcaccaatggttacaaattccatacacatgaatggtctaaagggaagaaaaaaacaaattatggtGTATACGTCAAGGGCCTAACAGAGggttgttatgatgatttctacggcatcattcataaaatatatgagctagagtacaacaacactacttctccaaacagagtagtacttttttattgtgaatggtttgatccttctaaaGTTGGTATTAGAGTGGATCCTAGGTTTAACATTGTCGAACTCCACCTAAGATTAAGATATGGaccgtttgatcctttcattctagcAACTAATGTCAAACAGCTTTATTATGTGTCATATCCACCATtccgcaatattgacaagcgtggttgggctgtagcaatacaaaccaagcctagaggtcgcattgactcaaatgaggttgaggaagatgttgcctaccaacttgaccaaatgtcacaaccacaagaaattattgaagttgaacgtataatCGCATTGCACGACCcttatggtgatggagatgaattagaagcaGCAATACAAGGTGATGctaatgatgaagaagaagaagaagaagaagaataagaagaagaagaagaagaagaaaaagaagaagaagaagatgatgatgatgatgaagaagaagaagaaaatgatgatgatgatgatgaagaagaagaagaagaagaagatgatgaaaatgaagatcaTTATGTAAAATATCATCTTcaaagttgtatgcaattattttacattcactttaatttgtattgatccttccttattcatttctattttttcactttatttgtaaccatttcaatgtagtaatgacaggacaaggttcagaacgtcctgataaaggaaagagggtagcaaggcctaaaaagaggcaacgacaggcaccaaagtatgtacttagggtgctTGCTACACTACCTACCACTGTTGCCCCTAGTCcatcatctgtggggcctcctcctacccTTGTAATACaccctcctcctacccctacagTAGACCCTAATCCTACCCCTGCACTACACCCTTCTCCTACCCCTACAACAGACCCTGTTCCTCCTCCTATGATTATAAGCCTCACTCCTCCCCCTtaccctacttctataccttcctcatcttgtATACCGCCTTCTGAGACTGTCACATCATCTGTTGATCCAGATTCAGCTGGTGATGGTGAAGGTGttgacccgcccctccatgatccACCATGGATTGAGTCGTATAGTAAAGGGTAAGATTTTAATCCGTTTTTAACCATATTGATGTTTAAAGATTGCCTtaattcaaatgacttttattatgtAGGTTTATTCCATCCAGAGTTGCTTCCgaggccatcacacgttcaattaagcaacagtttttaagtccatggcctacttggtgAGCAATACCTGATGATGACAAAAAGCCATTCTGGCAGCGTTTTCATTAGAACAATCCATTAAACTAattgtcattcttattttagtatgttcattaatcaatgtttgttttgtttaatgttacagatgaaggtgcagtggaaacctgaacatgaaacacaaatacaaagaaatttccacatgaaagcatttCATCGactgtcagagatgtttagggatgcccgcaatATACGAGAGCACCCTTACTGGTTGGGCGAgcacatttggaactctttactggctcaATGGAATTCAGTAGAGTTTCGTaataagtgtgccaaagcccaGAGGAACAGAGTTTTTGAAaagggtggcaccctgcatactggtgggtcgatcacgattcatgagcatgccattcgtatggtaaacTTTCAttacctttttgtttctttcatatataacttatgtattttctatttcatatcTACACTTCTAactctaaattatgttacaggcacaagctctgggatgggcggtccatgttgatgaggtctttgcacagacttATGTTCAGAAGGGCACTAAtgaattcgttgatgaaagatctcggaagactcatataagaaaataacactattactattagtaatttttcatttatgttattctatcattccctaacattggttttaatgtttgaacaggaagaattttctacgagactttcacaggttagatctgaacatgggtcaactcctacaccggatgatgcgaGTAATGCAGAAGACGATatccgtaggacacagtgctgggtcgacatcgttggtgggaagaaaaagggatgACTATACGGTGCTCGACAACTTGCTGCAATATAGCatcgagaggaggtactctgaagcaccaaccttcttcttccaccactatTGTTGACGAGGCCGTTGTCCGCCTCATACAGGCATTGgagcaacgtgaccaggaaatcaCTGATTTGAGAGCAGAGTTTAGAAActttaaggccctggtcatTAGAGTGTTGCCTGAAACTTCACAAGATCAGTTCATTGTCCCTTCAacccagccacgaccctccCTGTCACCCGCCGTCCCTCaacagcccacatcagtccaaccctcatcagtctaGTCGACATCAGTTCAACCCACACTAGTCCAGCCATCTATAGAGGagaaagatgatgaagatcattctgatgataactatgtagattataagttttattttgttattagttgttatagaaacatttggatattagaaaatttagatgttagatcaattggatgatttggatgttagaacattatgttagattgttttatgtttcatttataaatacatgttctatggaTGATTGGATGTTTTAgatgttatattgtttttctgTTCAATGATTGCATgattgagatgcacattatgcaggtctgtATGTGGTTGGAAAATGTTATTTAGGTCTGTTTGTGTTGTGAACAATTTGTACAGGTTTGTTTGGTTTGATAAGAAATATAATTGTGCCTGAGATTTGCTTGgaacttaccgaaggcttatgcccttcggtaattaacgacaagcaaagttctaagtttggggttttgataacggttgaaaataccgttatttgtgatgtaattttgaaactaaatgcaaccttttttatttagaaacttgctttaactcatgtttttgctttagttttgtgaatacgagagttgaggttatacttgatgattttatcactaaattcccttgactttgtaggctattggaatgatttgaaggaagagttaaagtaccaaagagttggaatgcagaaaagtcaaccagagtgtagaaaaataaatcagaatACAGTCTGCGAAGCTTCGGCGCCCCTCAGAGGGGGCTTGAGCGCCATAAATTGTCGCGGCACGCCCGGGCACCCTTCTAGGGGCGCCCGAGCATCGTGCGTCGTGGATTCGGCCAAGTTTTTGCTATATTTTGACTCTTTTGGATTGAgcctgtttctactcttttccgactttatttaaaggacccaggcgctctaggttttgcatctctggctggagcaacacaacagcacactcttctactctctgaaggcggatctggaggcgggagcttcctcttcttcttttagggtttcactatctcatgctttcccattattcatctagtttctccatgtctatggggaactaaactctatttgttgttgggggatgatctAACCTTGTGacctctcatgtatttgaattgattcttaatttatatgttttttcattaattgttagggaattcatctgtttgaATGCTTgttctatttaactcatttaatagcatgatttatgaattggatgagtgtcgggaggttccttacaattcaggttcttgttgaattctcccaagggtaatatttctcagggatgagggtatgagtacttggtcgtcttaagctcttgatcttcagacttaattttctaggaaagCTAGGAATTGCAcaaactaggaattaaggcaggcttattgcgccgagggatcgggttctaagtaatttagtgagtgacgttaacattaatgtaaaaagaagaattcttatatacatgagagtaaacttggtgaaatcaaaccctaacaacataatcatctcagtttataaacaacctccgttcatctatgggttactctactattgatcaatttgcattcatatttaattttcagtctttacatcttaaaccaatgatttcgctttatttaagtcttaattaatcaagttatcacacaattgtttagtgccgagagtcttcagggatacgatacttggtcttaccattttatattacttgtgcgatttggtaca harbors:
- the LOC128194120 gene encoding uncharacterized protein LOC128194120, with amino-acid sequence MKAFHRLSEMFRDARNIREHPYWLGEHIWNSLLAQWNSVEFRNKCAKAQRNRVFEKGGTLHTGGSITIHEHAIRMAQALGWAVHVDEVFAQTYVQKGTNEFVDERSRKTHIRK